From the Primulina tabacum isolate GXHZ01 chromosome 15, ASM2559414v2, whole genome shotgun sequence genome, one window contains:
- the LOC142527843 gene encoding putative WRKY transcription factor 17, whose amino-acid sequence MGDELYGYSRNQNEEMEIQEAASSGLKSMDDFSRAVSKKNQQMDCREITHSTMSKFRKVISMLNRTGHARFRRATVQPELTQTPSPPKTLELFSGSIEPAATIGGFVKDTGEVMDKEWFSLSTSGNSSSTLLSSITGEGSVSNGKGVGSVPARLLDSSTLAVRAGEPIVPGKRCREHKHNHFGPSLCHCKKKKSRPKETIRVPAAVSSKIADIPADEYSWRKYGQKPIKNSPYPRGYYRCSTVRGCPAKKHVERANDDSTMLLVTYTGEHLHSAQDNTAPSQAQLTVVESSAT is encoded by the exons ATGGGAGATGAATTGTACGGGTATTCAAGGAATCAGAACGAGGAAATGGAGATTCAGGAAGCTGCGTCGTCGGGGTTGAAGTCCATGGATGATTTCAGTCGAGCGGTTTCGAAGAAGAATCAGCAGATGGATTGCAGGGAGATTACTCATTCTACGATGTCGAAATTTAGGAAAGTGATTTCTATGTTGAACAGGACCGGACACGCACGGTTCCGCCGCGCTACGGTTCAGCCGGAGTTGACTCAGACTCCTTCGCCGCCGAAGACCTTGGAACTGTTCTCTGGATCTATCGAACCCGCGGCGACGATTGGTGGTTTCGTGAAGGATACGGGCGAGGTGATGGATAAAGAGTGGTTTAGTCTCTCGACTTCGGGGAACTCTTCTTCGACTTTGTTATCGTCGATCACTGGAGAGGGCAGCGTGTCCAACGGAAAGGGCGTCGGATCGGTGCCGGCGAGGTTGCTGGATTCATCTACACTTGCTGTCCGCGCCGGGGAGCCCATTGTACCCGGAAAGAGGTGTCGAGAGCATAAACATAACCACTTTGGTCCATCGCTCTGCCACTGCAAAAAGAA GAAATCTCGGCCGAAGGAAACAATTAGAGTGCCTGCTGCAGTCAGCTCAAAGATTGCAGATATTCCAGCGGACGAATATTCTTGGAGAAAGTACGGCCAGAAGCCCATCAAGAATTCGCCGTACCCACG GGGTTACTATAGATGCAGCACGGTGAGGGGTTGCCCGGCAAAGAAACATGTGGAGAGGGCGAACGACGATTCGACGATGCTCCTCGTGACTTACACTGGGGAGCACCTGCACTCGGCGCAGGACAACACTGCTCCCTCTCAGGCTCAGCTAACTGTGGTTGAGTCGTCGGCAACCTGA